One genomic segment of Streptomyces niveus includes these proteins:
- a CDS encoding DUF5682 family protein, with protein MADAIPGRLAGSGPLLLGVRHHGPGSARAVQAALDAAEPSAVLIEGPPEGDALVSLAGDARMRPPVALLAHAVDDPGRAAFWPLAEFSPEWVAIRWALARDVPVRFIDLPATHSLAFTDEDGTPHGETGPDSEAGPGSGAGPDPDASARALRIDPLAVLAEAAGYDDAERWWEDVVEHRGAASDPFAPFAAVGEAMTALREEYGDGGHRRDLVREAYMRIQLRAARKEFGDDRVAVVCGAWHVPALGVKTTTATADRALLRGLPKVKSEMTWVPWTHHRLARHSGYGAGIDSPGWYGHLFGAPDRPLERWMTKVAGLLREEDQPVSSAHVIEAVRLAETLATMRGRPLAGLTETTDAIRAVMCDGSDVPLGLIRDRLIVGDVLGEVPDSAPAVPLQRDLTRLQRSLRLKPEALERELELDLRKETDAGRSRMLHRLRLLGIGWGEPATGRGSTGTFRESWRLRWEPELYVRVAEAGVWGTTVLSAATAKAESRAVSATALADVTALAEQCLLAELTDALPVVMKALADRAALDADVAHLAHALPALARSLRYGDVRSTDTAALGEVAAGLAERICVGLPPACAGLDADGAAEMRGHLDSVHTAIGLLPEAPGRPAGDLSGRWGAVLRKLAARDTVPGVIRGRSARLLLDDGRLPEDEAARLMGLALSPASPPADAAAWIEGFVGGASGGGMLLVHDERLLGLVDTWLTGVPDGSFTDVLPLLRRTFSAYEPGVRRTLGELVRRGPAGGGGRPGRSEAGVPGFGAGVDETRADAVLPVVRLLLGGGPALQDRPPSPEHDDNDLAGAAR; from the coding sequence GTGGCTGACGCGATCCCGGGGCGGCTGGCCGGGAGCGGTCCGTTGCTGCTCGGCGTCCGGCACCACGGGCCCGGTTCGGCCCGCGCCGTACAGGCGGCGCTCGACGCGGCCGAGCCGTCGGCCGTCCTGATCGAAGGCCCGCCCGAGGGCGACGCGCTGGTGTCACTCGCGGGCGACGCCCGGATGCGCCCGCCGGTCGCGCTGCTCGCCCACGCCGTGGACGATCCGGGGCGCGCGGCGTTCTGGCCGCTGGCCGAGTTCTCCCCGGAGTGGGTCGCGATCCGCTGGGCGCTCGCCCGCGACGTCCCGGTCCGCTTCATCGACCTCCCCGCGACGCACTCCCTGGCCTTCACGGACGAGGACGGGACGCCGCACGGCGAGACCGGTCCCGACTCGGAGGCCGGTCCCGGATCGGGGGCCGGTCCCGATCCCGACGCCTCCGCCCGCGCGCTGCGCATCGATCCGCTCGCCGTTCTCGCCGAAGCCGCCGGCTACGACGACGCCGAGCGGTGGTGGGAGGACGTCGTGGAACACCGCGGGGCCGCCTCCGACCCGTTCGCGCCGTTCGCCGCAGTCGGCGAGGCGATGACGGCCCTGCGCGAGGAGTACGGGGACGGCGGGCACCGCCGCGACCTGGTCCGCGAGGCGTACATGCGGATCCAACTCCGGGCCGCGCGCAAGGAGTTCGGCGACGACCGGGTCGCCGTCGTCTGCGGGGCGTGGCATGTGCCCGCACTCGGCGTGAAGACGACCACGGCCACCGCGGACCGCGCCCTCCTCAGGGGACTGCCCAAGGTCAAGTCCGAGATGACCTGGGTGCCGTGGACGCACCACCGGCTGGCCAGGCACAGCGGATACGGCGCGGGCATCGACTCCCCCGGCTGGTACGGCCATCTCTTCGGCGCGCCCGACCGCCCCCTGGAGCGCTGGATGACCAAGGTCGCCGGTCTGCTGCGCGAGGAGGACCAGCCCGTCTCCTCCGCCCATGTGATCGAGGCCGTACGGCTCGCCGAGACCTTGGCCACCATGCGCGGCCGGCCCCTCGCCGGACTGACCGAGACGACCGACGCCATCCGTGCCGTCATGTGCGACGGGTCCGACGTACCGCTCGGACTCATCAGGGACCGGCTCATCGTCGGGGACGTCCTCGGTGAGGTCCCCGACTCCGCCCCCGCCGTGCCGTTGCAGCGCGATCTGACCCGGCTCCAGCGCTCGCTGCGGCTGAAGCCGGAAGCGCTGGAGCGCGAGCTGGAACTCGACCTCCGTAAGGAGACCGACGCCGGCCGGAGCAGGATGCTGCACCGGCTGCGCCTGCTCGGCATCGGCTGGGGCGAACCGGCCACCGGGCGCGGCAGCACGGGCACCTTCCGCGAGAGCTGGCGGCTGCGCTGGGAGCCCGAGTTGTACGTAAGGGTCGCCGAGGCCGGGGTCTGGGGCACCACCGTCCTCTCGGCGGCCACCGCCAAGGCCGAGTCCCGCGCGGTCTCCGCGACCGCGCTCGCCGATGTCACGGCCCTGGCCGAGCAGTGCCTCCTGGCGGAGCTGACCGACGCCCTGCCCGTGGTGATGAAGGCCCTCGCCGACCGCGCCGCGCTCGACGCCGACGTCGCCCATCTCGCCCACGCCCTGCCCGCACTCGCCCGCTCGCTGCGCTACGGAGACGTACGGTCCACCGACACGGCGGCGCTCGGCGAAGTCGCCGCCGGGCTCGCCGAGCGGATCTGCGTCGGACTGCCGCCCGCCTGCGCCGGGCTCGACGCGGACGGCGCGGCCGAGATGCGGGGGCACCTCGACAGCGTCCACACCGCGATCGGCCTGCTGCCCGAAGCCCCCGGCCGCCCCGCCGGGGACCTGTCCGGCCGCTGGGGCGCCGTGCTGCGCAAACTGGCCGCGCGGGACACCGTGCCCGGCGTCATCCGGGGCCGATCCGCCCGGCTGCTGCTGGACGACGGACGCCTTCCCGAGGACGAGGCCGCGCGCCTCATGGGCCTCGCCCTGTCGCCCGCCTCGCCGCCGGCCGACGCGGCGGCCTGGATCGAGGGGTTCGTCGGAGGAGCGTCCGGCGGCGGAATGCTCCTGGTCCACGACGAACGGCTGCTCGGCCTCGTGGACACCTGGCTGACCGGGGTGCCGGACGGCTCCTTCACCGACGTGCTGCCACTGCTGCGCCGTACGTTCTCCGCGTACGAACCGGGAGTGCGCCGCACGCTCGGCGAGTTGGTCCGGCGCGGACCGGCGGGAGGCGGCGGGCGGCCCGGCCGTTCCGAGGCGGGAGTCCCCGGCTTCGGAGCGGGTGTCGACGAGACCCGCGCGGACGCCGTCCTCCCGGTCGTGCGCCTTCTCCTCGGCGGCGGACCGGCGCTCCAGGACCGTCCGCCCAGCCCTGAGCACGACGACAACGACCTCGCGGGGGCGGCCCGATGA
- a CDS encoding ATP-binding protein: MTMPETSAPTADTAGESVGAEVLRPHAEDAFAGELAALAAADDRPRPARWRLSPWAVATYLLGGTLPDGTVITPKYVGPRRIIEVAVTTLATDRALLLLGVPGTAKTWVSEHLAAAVSGDSTLLVQGTAGTPEEAIRYGWNYAQLLAHGPSRDALVSSPVMRAMAEGMTARIEELTRIPADVQDSLITILSEKTLPVPELGQEIQAVRGFNVIATANDRDRGINDLSSALRRRFNTVVLPLPATAEAEVDIVSRRVDQIGRSLDLPGGLEGIAEIRRVVTVFRELRDGVTADGRTKIKSPSGTLSTAEAISVVTNGLALAAHFGDGVLRPGDVASGILGAVVRDPAADRVIWQEYVETVVRERDGWKDFYRACREVGA, encoded by the coding sequence ATGACCATGCCCGAGACGAGTGCGCCGACTGCCGACACGGCCGGCGAGAGCGTCGGCGCCGAGGTCCTGCGACCGCACGCCGAGGACGCCTTCGCCGGTGAACTGGCGGCGCTCGCCGCAGCCGACGACCGGCCCCGGCCGGCCCGTTGGCGGCTCTCGCCGTGGGCGGTCGCGACGTATCTCCTCGGCGGCACACTCCCGGACGGCACGGTCATCACGCCGAAGTACGTGGGCCCGCGCCGGATCATCGAGGTCGCCGTCACCACACTCGCCACCGACCGGGCGCTGCTTCTCCTCGGCGTTCCCGGCACCGCGAAGACCTGGGTGTCCGAGCATCTGGCCGCGGCCGTCAGCGGTGATTCGACGCTGCTGGTGCAGGGGACGGCGGGCACGCCCGAGGAGGCCATCCGATACGGGTGGAACTACGCGCAGTTGCTCGCCCACGGCCCGAGCCGGGACGCGCTCGTGTCCAGCCCCGTCATGCGGGCCATGGCGGAAGGCATGACCGCCCGGATCGAGGAGCTGACCCGCATCCCGGCCGACGTGCAGGACTCGCTCATCACGATCCTGTCCGAGAAGACGCTGCCGGTCCCGGAGCTGGGGCAGGAGATCCAGGCGGTCCGCGGGTTCAACGTGATCGCCACGGCCAACGACCGCGACCGCGGGATCAACGACCTGTCGAGCGCCCTGCGCCGCCGCTTCAACACCGTCGTCCTGCCACTGCCCGCCACCGCCGAGGCGGAGGTCGACATCGTCTCGCGGCGCGTCGACCAGATCGGGCGCTCGCTCGACCTGCCGGGCGGCCTCGAAGGCATCGCCGAGATCCGCCGGGTCGTCACGGTCTTCCGCGAGCTGCGCGACGGCGTCACGGCCGACGGGCGTACGAAGATCAAGTCCCCGTCCGGGACGCTCTCCACGGCGGAGGCGATCTCCGTCGTCACGAACGGACTCGCGCTCGCCGCGCACTTCGGGGACGGCGTCCTGCGCCCCGGCGACGTCGCGTCCGGCATCCTCGGCGCCGTCGTCCGCGACCCGGCGGCTGACCGGGTGATCTGGCAGGAGTACGTGGAAACGGTCGTGCGCGAGCGCGACGGCTGGAAGGACTTCTACCGCGCCTGCCGAGAGGTCGGCGCGTGA
- a CDS encoding SWIM zinc finger family protein, which yields MDEAGVRWTAEQVLALAPDDASRRAGARLSAAGPWSEAGSSDEGAVWGLCKGSGKKPYQTVIDTKGPAYKCSCPSRKFPCKHALGLLMLWAAEGESAVRTVVDVGDGEAPDWAEEWLGGRRERSEERARKGKDEAAGAGGQADPEAARRRAERRAARITGGALELEQRLADLLRGGLAAAERSGYGLWEETAARMVDAQAPGLAARVRELGSIPGSGAGWPVRLLEESALLHLLDLGWLGIDRLPAPLATTVRTRVGLPSPADGPPVKDHWLVLSQYDTSDGKITTRRIWLYGRESGRTALVLGFGAAGRSPQPALPVGLVIEAELTPHAGAGQLRADLGEEVGVPEGGGTPPPGGSTTAAVEAYGSALRVDPWLESWPVTLADVIPVPEGDGWQLADADGESALPIAPASLGRPGLWKLVALSGGGPVTVFGECGHRGFTPLAGWSADSPETVRLT from the coding sequence ATGGATGAAGCGGGGGTGCGCTGGACGGCGGAACAGGTGCTGGCGCTGGCGCCTGACGACGCGTCACGCAGGGCGGGGGCCAGGCTGAGCGCGGCCGGGCCGTGGTCGGAGGCGGGCAGCAGCGACGAGGGGGCCGTGTGGGGGCTGTGCAAGGGGAGCGGGAAGAAGCCGTATCAGACGGTGATCGATACGAAGGGCCCCGCGTACAAGTGCAGTTGCCCGAGCCGGAAGTTCCCGTGCAAGCACGCGCTGGGGCTGCTGATGCTCTGGGCGGCAGAGGGGGAATCGGCCGTGAGGACGGTCGTGGACGTGGGGGACGGGGAGGCGCCGGACTGGGCGGAGGAGTGGCTGGGGGGCCGCCGGGAGCGCAGCGAGGAGCGGGCGAGGAAGGGCAAGGACGAGGCCGCCGGGGCGGGCGGACAGGCCGACCCGGAGGCGGCGAGGCGCCGGGCGGAGCGCAGGGCGGCCCGGATCACGGGCGGGGCGCTGGAGCTCGAACAGCGGCTGGCGGATCTGCTGCGCGGCGGGCTGGCGGCGGCGGAGCGGTCGGGATACGGGCTGTGGGAGGAGACGGCGGCCCGCATGGTGGACGCGCAGGCTCCGGGACTGGCGGCGCGGGTGCGGGAGTTGGGCTCGATCCCGGGCTCGGGGGCGGGCTGGCCGGTGCGGCTGCTCGAAGAGTCGGCGCTGCTGCATCTGCTCGATCTGGGCTGGCTGGGGATCGACCGGCTGCCCGCGCCGCTGGCGACGACGGTCCGTACGCGGGTCGGACTCCCCTCCCCCGCCGACGGCCCGCCGGTCAAGGACCACTGGCTGGTCCTCTCGCAGTACGACACGTCGGACGGCAAGATCACCACTCGCCGTATATGGCTGTACGGGCGGGAGTCGGGGCGTACGGCACTGGTGCTGGGGTTCGGCGCGGCGGGCCGCTCGCCGCAGCCGGCGCTGCCGGTGGGCCTGGTGATCGAGGCGGAGCTGACGCCGCACGCGGGGGCGGGGCAGTTGCGGGCCGACCTGGGTGAGGAGGTGGGCGTTCCCGAGGGGGGCGGGACGCCCCCGCCGGGCGGGTCGACCACGGCGGCGGTCGAGGCGTACGGCTCGGCTCTGCGGGTGGATCCATGGCTGGAGTCCTGGCCGGTGACGCTGGCCGATGTCATACCGGTCCCGGAGGGGGACGGGTGGCAACTGGCGGACGCGGACGGGGAGTCGGCCCTGCCGATCGCGCCCGCCTCGCTCGGGCGGCCGGGCCTGTGGAAGCTCGTGGCGCTGTCGGGCGGCGGCCCGGTGACGGTCTTCGGCGAGTGCGGCCATCGTGGATTCACCCCGCTCGCGGGGTGGTCGGCGGACTCCCCGGAGACGGTCCGTCTGACATGA
- a CDS encoding DUF5691 domain-containing protein, which yields MTRTTLWEELVTSALLGTDRRTPPADVMAPGRDAPGALLDAAALHTLRRRAGLLPARAAARPEPAPRDDRRELPEPARRRLAQLLADRSAPAGTGGRRGTAPDLTELLPQWLTTANDQGYRAPAAALPALLDAARGRNDLRPHALAFAGPRGLWLARFNPDWKFALRGASGGAVLPGAQDTEAVRQLWEQGLFAERVALLAAVRARDANAARALLATTWSTERAEDRLMFLDSLRAGLSDLDEPFLEDSLSDRSRNVRATAAELLSALPNSALAARMAARAATCVSLDRTEGPTGPTVVVEAPHECDADMQRDGVSPTPPSGRGERSWWLGQLVEATPLSVWSDRLGGRTPGEIVTLPVLDGWTDELHAAWCRAAVRQRDPRWARALLAPPAASPASGPGASSLAERAKLLATLPAAERAAWVAEFIAAHGLSEAFQLLGVCAVPWSEPLGRAVVDALDIARDGGSYPWSFSGVMGLAERCLNPAEASRLEILTATPDEPEGASPGAGGYWSEAFQRLVSTLRLRAAMLSELTATADGRVLTADG from the coding sequence ATGACCCGCACCACCCTCTGGGAAGAGCTCGTCACGTCGGCCCTGCTCGGCACCGACCGGCGCACCCCGCCGGCGGACGTCATGGCTCCCGGTCGGGACGCGCCCGGCGCGCTGCTCGACGCCGCCGCGCTCCACACGCTCCGGCGGCGGGCGGGACTGCTGCCCGCGCGCGCCGCCGCCCGGCCGGAGCCCGCGCCGCGCGACGACCGCCGCGAACTGCCGGAGCCCGCGCGCAGGCGCCTCGCCCAGTTGCTGGCCGATCGCTCGGCACCCGCCGGTACGGGCGGCAGACGCGGTACGGCTCCTGATCTGACCGAACTGCTCCCGCAGTGGCTCACGACCGCGAACGACCAGGGCTACCGCGCCCCCGCCGCCGCGCTGCCCGCGCTGCTCGACGCCGCGCGCGGGCGCAACGACCTGCGTCCGCACGCCCTCGCGTTCGCAGGACCGCGCGGGCTCTGGCTCGCGCGCTTCAACCCGGACTGGAAGTTCGCCCTGCGCGGCGCGTCCGGCGGCGCCGTCCTGCCGGGCGCCCAGGACACCGAGGCCGTACGGCAGTTGTGGGAGCAGGGGCTGTTCGCCGAGCGCGTCGCCCTGCTGGCGGCCGTCCGCGCGCGGGACGCGAACGCGGCGCGGGCACTGCTGGCCACGACATGGTCCACCGAGCGCGCCGAGGACCGGCTGATGTTCCTCGACTCGCTGCGCGCCGGCCTGTCCGACCTGGACGAGCCCTTCCTCGAGGACTCGCTCTCCGACCGCAGCCGCAATGTCCGCGCGACCGCAGCGGAGTTGCTGTCCGCGCTGCCGAACTCCGCGCTGGCCGCGCGCATGGCGGCGCGGGCGGCGACATGCGTGAGCCTGGACCGCACCGAGGGCCCCACGGGCCCGACGGTCGTCGTCGAGGCACCCCACGAGTGCGACGCGGACATGCAGCGCGACGGGGTGAGTCCGACACCGCCCAGCGGCCGTGGCGAACGGTCCTGGTGGCTGGGCCAGTTGGTGGAGGCGACACCGCTGTCGGTCTGGTCGGACCGGCTGGGGGGCCGTACGCCCGGGGAGATCGTGACGCTACCGGTCCTCGACGGCTGGACGGACGAACTGCACGCGGCGTGGTGCCGCGCCGCCGTCCGCCAGCGCGACCCCCGGTGGGCCCGCGCCCTGCTGGCCCCGCCCGCCGCGTCCCCGGCCAGCGGGCCGGGGGCGTCGTCCCTCGCGGAGCGCGCGAAGCTGCTCGCCACCCTGCCCGCGGCGGAACGGGCCGCCTGGGTGGCCGAGTTCATAGCGGCGCACGGCCTCTCGGAGGCGTTCCAGCTCCTCGGGGTCTGCGCGGTGCCGTGGTCCGAACCGCTGGGCCGCGCGGTTGTCGACGCGCTCGACATCGCGCGGGACGGCGGGAGTTACCCGTGGAGCTTCAGCGGTGTGATGGGCCTGGCGGAGCGCTGTCTGAACCCCGCGGAGGCGTCCCGCCTGGAGATCCTCACCGCCACCCCGGACGAGCCGGAGGGCGCGTCACCGGGAGCGGGCGGCTACTGGTCGGAGGCGTTCCAGCGCCTGGTCTCCACTCTGCGGCTGCGCGCCGCGATGCTGTCGGAACTGACGGCGACGGCTGACGGCCGAGTGCTGACGGCTGACGGCTGA
- a CDS encoding cobalamin B12-binding domain-containing protein, producing MGVTGPIRVVVAKPGLDGHDRGAKVIARALRDAGMEVIYTGLHQTPEQIVDTALQEDADAIGLSILSGAHNTLFAKVIDLLEQHDALDIKVFGGGIIPEADIAPLKAKGVAAIFTPGATTTSIVDWVNANVRQPAGA from the coding sequence ATGGGTGTGACCGGTCCGATCCGAGTGGTGGTGGCGAAACCGGGTCTCGACGGCCACGATCGCGGGGCCAAGGTCATCGCGCGAGCGTTGCGGGATGCGGGTATGGAGGTCATCTACACCGGGCTGCACCAGACGCCCGAGCAAATCGTGGACACCGCGCTCCAGGAGGACGCCGACGCGATCGGCCTGTCGATCCTGTCCGGCGCGCACAACACGCTGTTCGCGAAGGTCATCGATCTGCTGGAGCAGCACGACGCGCTGGACATCAAGGTCTTCGGCGGCGGCATCATCCCGGAGGCGGACATCGCGCCCCTGAAGGCGAAGGGCGTGGCGGCGATCTTCACACCCGGCGCGACGACGACCTCGATCGTCGACTGGGTGAACGCGAATGTGCGCCAGCCCGCGGGTGCGTAG
- a CDS encoding esterase/lipase family protein, protein MKIPPFSELFSPFPSVVRRPAAWELPVTLLRASALELAILAGHLVLYPGGITNERPAPELPPEASTLPTEGRSRPPVLLLHGFVDNRSVFVLLRRSLARHGWRHLESLNFSPLTSDIRLAAEVLGRHIEEICARTGHREVDIVGHSLGGLIARYYVQRLDGDTKVRTLVTMGTPHAGTAAIPLASAHPVVRQMRPGSDLIEELREPAPGCRTRFVSFWSDLDQVMSPVGAARVEHPDLVAENVGVTGIGHLALPVHPAVAAGIRYVLEHDGEDDLAGLIESAEWAGSGTEGAEDRPGGAISVA, encoded by the coding sequence ATGAAGATCCCGCCTTTCTCCGAGCTCTTCTCGCCCTTTCCGTCCGTGGTGCGGCGGCCGGCGGCCTGGGAGCTGCCCGTCACCCTCCTGCGGGCCTCGGCCCTCGAGCTGGCGATCCTCGCCGGGCACCTGGTCCTCTATCCGGGTGGTATCACCAACGAACGCCCCGCCCCCGAGCTGCCGCCCGAGGCGTCCACACTGCCCACTGAGGGCCGCTCACGGCCGCCGGTCCTGCTCCTGCACGGTTTCGTGGACAACCGCTCCGTCTTCGTCCTGCTGCGCCGCTCACTGGCCCGGCACGGCTGGCGCCACCTCGAATCCCTCAATTTCTCGCCGCTGACCAGCGACATCCGGCTCGCCGCCGAGGTGCTGGGCCGGCACATCGAAGAGATCTGCGCCCGTACGGGACACCGCGAGGTCGACATCGTGGGCCACAGCCTCGGCGGACTGATCGCCCGGTATTACGTACAGCGACTGGACGGCGACACAAAGGTGCGGACCCTGGTCACCATGGGCACCCCGCACGCCGGCACGGCCGCCATCCCGCTGGCGAGCGCGCACCCCGTCGTCCGGCAGATGCGGCCCGGCTCGGACCTGATCGAGGAGCTCCGGGAGCCGGCACCCGGCTGCCGGACCCGGTTCGTCAGCTTCTGGAGCGATCTCGACCAGGTCATGTCCCCGGTGGGCGCGGCCCGGGTGGAGCACCCGGACCTCGTCGCGGAGAACGTGGGCGTGACCGGTATCGGCCACCTCGCACTGCCGGTGCATCCGGCGGTCGCCGCCGGCATCCGGTATGTCCTGGAGCACGACGGCGAGGACGACCTCGCGGGCCTCATCGAGTCCGCCGAGTGGGCGGGAAGCGGCACGGAAGGCGCGGAGGACCGGCCCGGCGGGGCGATATCGGTGGCGTGA
- a CDS encoding peptidoglycan DD-metalloendopeptidase family protein, translated as MNDQHPHAGYAAHDGYSTGSFDSDPLFGALPGTSPVGTVTYETDHSGQYDSAQWNAGYEGYDPYATQAPQAPQAQYEAYDAYAAQPQQPHQPQQSYDTTGQWDANAWNEANQAASYGYDQTGQGAPADQWAAPVADTGAYDATAWNPAEPAVQPDVPFQTETPAAPYYGDTATYEAHDPATYEAHEAAYEPAAYEPAAYDPEVEQQHETAYDQPEFTQAEYAQPEYESGHEHEYDTPGPEPEQVSESESAPEWDHSEPADHPDADHLVGAAAGATVTAATITPRPVRRAPGGSRGRRRTPAKRSALLTVAVPSACVMGVAGIAAASVSGLGAEETKNDSTAVTASDATAVKPAAVNNKLDTQLAALDADARDFGDRASRTQERIDLKERQAAEKKKREEEAAAREAARPKFAIPVANHALSAYYGQAGVNWMSMHTGIDFPVSYGTPVMAATDGTVRTQWNGAYGNMAIVTAPDGTETWYCHLSSTKIRSGTVKAGDEIAYSGNSGNSTGPHLHFEVRPGGGSAIDPLSWFRSHGLEL; from the coding sequence GTGAACGACCAGCACCCCCACGCCGGATACGCCGCCCACGACGGCTACTCCACAGGCAGCTTCGACAGCGACCCGCTCTTCGGCGCGCTTCCGGGCACGAGCCCGGTGGGCACGGTCACTTACGAGACGGACCACAGCGGTCAGTACGACTCGGCGCAGTGGAACGCGGGTTACGAGGGTTACGACCCCTACGCGACACAGGCGCCGCAAGCACCCCAGGCTCAGTACGAGGCGTACGACGCCTACGCGGCGCAGCCCCAGCAGCCCCACCAACCCCAGCAGTCGTACGACACGACGGGTCAGTGGGACGCGAACGCCTGGAACGAGGCGAACCAGGCTGCGAGTTACGGGTACGACCAGACCGGCCAGGGCGCCCCGGCCGACCAGTGGGCGGCGCCCGTCGCCGACACCGGCGCCTACGACGCCACGGCCTGGAACCCGGCGGAACCGGCGGTCCAGCCGGACGTACCGTTCCAGACCGAGACTCCCGCGGCTCCGTACTACGGCGACACCGCGACGTACGAAGCCCACGACCCGGCGACGTACGAAGCCCACGAGGCGGCGTACGAGCCCGCCGCCTACGAGCCGGCCGCATACGACCCCGAGGTCGAGCAGCAGCACGAAACCGCGTACGACCAGCCGGAGTTCACGCAGGCCGAGTACGCGCAGCCCGAGTACGAGAGCGGCCACGAGCACGAGTACGACACGCCCGGTCCGGAACCTGAACAGGTGTCGGAATCGGAGTCGGCCCCCGAGTGGGACCACTCGGAGCCCGCGGACCACCCGGACGCGGACCATCTCGTCGGGGCCGCGGCCGGCGCCACCGTCACCGCCGCGACGATCACACCCCGCCCGGTCCGCCGGGCGCCCGGCGGAAGCCGGGGCAGGCGCCGTACACCGGCGAAGCGTTCGGCCCTGCTGACCGTCGCCGTCCCCTCCGCCTGTGTCATGGGCGTCGCCGGCATCGCCGCCGCGTCGGTCAGCGGACTCGGCGCCGAGGAGACCAAGAACGACTCGACCGCGGTCACCGCCTCGGACGCGACAGCGGTCAAACCCGCCGCGGTCAACAACAAGCTCGACACCCAACTCGCCGCTCTCGACGCCGACGCGCGTGACTTCGGGGACCGCGCCAGCCGCACCCAGGAGCGCATCGACCTCAAGGAACGCCAGGCGGCGGAGAAGAAGAAGCGCGAGGAGGAGGCCGCGGCCCGCGAGGCCGCGCGCCCCAAGTTCGCCATCCCCGTCGCGAATCACGCCCTCAGCGCGTACTACGGCCAGGCCGGCGTCAACTGGATGTCGATGCACACGGGCATCGACTTCCCCGTCTCGTACGGCACCCCGGTGATGGCGGCGACGGACGGCACCGTCCGTACGCAATGGAACGGCGCCTACGGCAACATGGCGATCGTGACCGCTCCCGACGGCACGGAGACCTGGTACTGCCACCTCAGCAGTACGAAGATCCGCTCCGGAACGGTCAAGGCCGGTGACGAGATCGCGTACTCAGGGAACTCGGGCAACTCCACCGGTCCGCACCTGCACTTCGAGGTACGGCCGGGCGGCGGCTCCGCGATCGACCCGCTGTCCTGGTTCCGCAGCCACGGTCTCGAACTGTAA